In Pseudomonas nunensis, a single window of DNA contains:
- a CDS encoding glutathione S-transferase family protein codes for MLKIWGRKNSSNVRKPLWAAEELGLAYEAIDAGGAFGVVDTPEYRAMNPNGRVPVIQDDGFVLWESNAIVRYLMARHASDTAWYPRDIQARASADKWMDWTSSSFASPFRTVFWGVVRTPKEQQDWTAINAAIKECDGLLSMVDQALALKPYLSGDEIGMGDIPLGSFIYAWFEMPIERAPQPHLQAWYARLKQRPAYQKAVMTALT; via the coding sequence ATGCTGAAGATATGGGGTCGGAAAAACTCGTCGAATGTCAGGAAACCACTGTGGGCCGCCGAGGAACTGGGCCTGGCCTATGAGGCCATCGATGCCGGTGGAGCGTTCGGGGTGGTGGACACGCCGGAATACCGTGCGATGAATCCCAATGGCCGCGTGCCGGTGATTCAGGACGACGGCTTCGTACTGTGGGAATCCAACGCCATCGTGCGTTACCTGATGGCTCGCCACGCCAGCGACACGGCTTGGTATCCGCGCGACATCCAGGCCCGGGCGTCTGCCGATAAGTGGATGGACTGGACCAGCTCAAGTTTTGCCAGCCCGTTCCGCACGGTGTTCTGGGGCGTGGTGCGCACCCCGAAAGAGCAGCAGGACTGGACCGCTATCAATGCGGCGATCAAAGAGTGCGATGGCCTGCTGTCGATGGTCGATCAGGCGCTGGCGCTGAAGCCGTACCTGTCCGGCGATGAAATCGGCATGGGCGACATTCCTCTGGGCAGCTTCATTTATGCCTGGTTCGAGATGCCGATCGAGCGCGCGCCGCAACCGCATCTGCAAGCCTGGTACGCGCGATTGAAACAGCGTCCGGCGTATCAAAAAGCCGTCATGACCGCGTTGACTTAA
- a CDS encoding acyl-CoA dehydrogenase, translated as MLLLWILVLIVGIAYLAHRRIAPLPALGIVAVYVVAMGAFSHAPGWLLLLLWVLIAAVAAPLLLPDLRRKFFSAPLFSWFQKTLPPMSQTERDAIDAGTVWWDGELFSGRPDWDKLLSYPKAQLSEEEQAFIDGPTEELCAMVSDWQIGQDMDLPPEAWAHIKENGFFALIIPKEFGGKGFSAYAHSQVAMKLATRSGDLASTVMVPNSLGPAELLLHYGTDEQRNHYLPRLARGDDIPCFALTGPLAGSDAGAMPDTGVICKGEWEGQETLGLRLNWEKRYITLGPVATLLGLAFKAYDPDHLLGDKEDLGISLALIPTDTAGVEIGRRHLPLGAAFMNGPNSGKDVFIPLDFLIGGQEMLGKGWMMLMNCLSVGRSISLPAVGTGAAKFTSLVTGQYAQVREQFNVPLSAFEGIQEAMARIGGNAWMMDAARMLTANAVDLGEKPSVLSAILKYHLTERGRECISHAMDVHGGKAIIMGPNNYLGRSWNGAPIFITVEGANILSRNLMIFGQGAIRCHPFVLKEMALAGREDKDQALTEFDGLLLKHIGFAVSNAASTLVLNLGFGHFEHAPGNKLSQGYFRALNRQAAAFAMLADLSMMLLGGELKRRERLSARLGDVLSNMYLASAALKRYHDLDSPDHMAPLFIWAMEESLGQSERALDELLSNFPNKVLGCLLRVIVFPFGRRHKGPSDKLGAEVAAVIGRAKGDPTLEELLGGCYRPQSADDAVGALQHACNLLNAAQPLQKKLHVALKSGQVKPAAGEHAIDAALEAGVLQPGEAQTLRDAEVARRKVIDVDDFHKEELMLEEGKVR; from the coding sequence ATGCTGTTGTTGTGGATACTGGTTCTGATCGTTGGAATAGCTTATTTGGCCCATCGCCGCATCGCCCCGCTGCCTGCCTTGGGCATCGTTGCGGTGTACGTGGTGGCGATGGGCGCGTTCAGCCATGCGCCGGGTTGGCTGTTGCTGCTTCTCTGGGTCTTGATCGCGGCGGTCGCAGCGCCATTGTTGCTGCCTGACCTGCGCCGCAAATTCTTCAGCGCGCCGCTGTTCAGCTGGTTCCAGAAAACCCTGCCGCCGATGTCGCAAACCGAACGCGATGCCATCGACGCCGGCACGGTCTGGTGGGACGGCGAACTGTTCAGTGGTCGTCCGGACTGGGACAAATTGCTGTCCTATCCAAAAGCGCAGTTGAGCGAAGAGGAACAGGCCTTTATCGACGGCCCGACCGAAGAACTCTGTGCCATGGTCAGTGACTGGCAGATCGGCCAGGACATGGACCTGCCGCCCGAAGCCTGGGCGCATATCAAGGAAAACGGCTTCTTCGCCCTCATCATCCCCAAAGAGTTCGGTGGCAAAGGCTTCTCCGCCTATGCCCACTCCCAGGTTGCGATGAAACTGGCGACCCGCAGCGGCGACCTCGCCTCCACCGTGATGGTCCCCAACTCACTCGGCCCGGCCGAACTGTTGCTGCATTACGGCACCGACGAACAACGCAACCATTACCTGCCACGGCTGGCTCGCGGCGATGACATTCCGTGCTTCGCCTTGACCGGTCCGTTGGCCGGTTCCGATGCCGGCGCGATGCCCGACACCGGGGTCATCTGCAAAGGCGAATGGGAAGGTCAGGAAACCCTGGGCCTGCGCCTGAACTGGGAAAAACGCTACATCACCCTCGGCCCGGTGGCCACTCTGCTCGGCCTGGCCTTCAAGGCCTATGACCCGGATCATTTGCTCGGTGACAAGGAAGACCTGGGCATCAGCCTGGCACTGATCCCGACCGACACCGCCGGGGTTGAAATCGGCCGTCGTCACCTGCCGCTTGGCGCCGCGTTCATGAACGGCCCGAACTCCGGCAAGGACGTGTTCATTCCGCTGGACTTCCTCATCGGCGGCCAGGAAATGCTCGGCAAGGGCTGGATGATGCTGATGAACTGCCTGTCGGTGGGGCGTTCGATTTCCCTGCCTGCAGTCGGCACCGGCGCGGCGAAGTTCACCAGTCTGGTGACCGGCCAGTACGCTCAGGTGCGCGAGCAATTCAACGTACCGCTGTCGGCCTTCGAAGGTATTCAGGAAGCCATGGCGCGTATCGGCGGCAATGCCTGGATGATGGACGCCGCACGGATGCTGACCGCTAATGCGGTAGACCTTGGCGAAAAACCGTCAGTGCTGTCGGCAATTCTCAAATACCACCTGACCGAACGCGGCCGCGAGTGCATCAGCCACGCCATGGATGTGCATGGCGGCAAGGCGATCATCATGGGACCCAACAACTACCTGGGTCGCAGCTGGAATGGCGCGCCGATCTTCATCACCGTGGAAGGCGCGAACATTCTCTCGCGCAACCTGATGATCTTCGGCCAGGGCGCGATCCGTTGCCATCCGTTCGTGCTCAAGGAAATGGCCCTCGCCGGTCGTGAAGACAAGGATCAGGCACTCACCGAGTTCGATGGCCTGTTGCTCAAGCACATCGGTTTCGCCGTGAGCAACGCCGCCAGTACGCTGGTGTTGAACCTCGGTTTCGGGCACTTCGAACACGCGCCGGGCAACAAGCTCAGCCAGGGTTACTTCCGCGCCCTGAATCGTCAGGCCGCCGCGTTCGCGATGCTCGCCGACCTGAGCATGATGTTGCTGGGCGGCGAACTGAAACGCCGTGAACGCCTGTCGGCGCGTCTGGGGGATGTGCTCAGCAACATGTACCTGGCCTCCGCCGCGCTCAAGCGTTACCACGATCTCGATTCACCGGATCACATGGCACCGCTGTTTATCTGGGCCATGGAAGAGAGCCTGGGCCAGTCCGAGCGCGCACTGGATGAACTGCTGAGCAACTTCCCGAACAAGGTGCTGGGTTGCCTGCTGCGGGTGATCGTGTTCCCGTTCGGTCGTCGCCACAAAGGGCCGTCGGACAAACTCGGTGCCGAAGTGGCAGCGGTGATTGGCCGGGCCAAGGGCGATCCGACTCTCGAAGAGTTGCTCGGCGGTTGCTACCGTCCGCAATCGGCCGACGACGCCGTCGGCGCCCTGCAACATGCCTGCAACCTGCTGAACGCAGCACAACCGTTGCAGAAAAAGCTGCATGTGGCGCTCAAAAGCGGCCAGGTCAAACCGGCCGCCGGGGAACATGCCATCGACGCGGCGCTGGAAGCCGGGGTCTTGCAACCGGGTGAAGCGCAAACCCTGCGTGACGCCGAAGTGGCGCGACGCAAAGTGATCGATGTCGATGATTTCCACAAAGAGGAGCTTATGCTGGAGGAGGGAAAAGTCCGCTGA
- a CDS encoding 2OG-Fe(II) oxygenase — MMLDVERLDETCIKKLANEEVLAIRVKGFLPQPLAVQIGDKILAPGFEGYINAPSIGRIGMAFYEAENQPLLIEDYFERATSNIEELRNRCAPYSSPVDTLRCMLDESWPAGAHLENLYGRKMYVGLSRVVKPGVCFLAHHDIFAKDAPDSFQARSLEAQFACNVYLNMPTEGGALQMWDHDISPDQFDEMRGDSYGIDPSLLGPPTLEVRPDPGDFIMFNSRCMHSVTPGVADPRLSLSFFVGYRGNASPLTFWS, encoded by the coding sequence ATGATGCTTGACGTCGAGCGTCTCGATGAGACGTGCATAAAAAAACTGGCCAACGAAGAAGTCCTCGCTATCCGCGTCAAAGGCTTTTTGCCTCAGCCGCTGGCGGTGCAGATTGGCGACAAGATCCTTGCGCCGGGCTTTGAGGGTTACATCAACGCGCCGAGTATTGGCCGGATTGGCATGGCGTTTTATGAAGCGGAAAACCAGCCGCTGCTGATCGAAGACTATTTCGAGCGCGCCACCAGCAATATCGAGGAGCTGCGCAATCGCTGTGCGCCCTACTCATCCCCGGTCGACACCTTGCGCTGCATGCTCGACGAATCGTGGCCGGCAGGCGCGCACTTGGAAAACCTCTATGGCCGCAAGATGTACGTCGGGCTGTCCAGGGTGGTGAAGCCCGGCGTGTGCTTCCTCGCCCATCACGACATCTTCGCCAAGGATGCCCCGGACAGTTTTCAGGCCCGCAGCCTGGAGGCGCAATTCGCCTGCAATGTTTACCTGAACATGCCCACCGAAGGCGGCGCGTTGCAGATGTGGGACCACGACATTTCCCCTGACCAATTCGACGAAATGCGTGGCGACAGTTACGGCATCGACCCGTCCCTGCTTGGCCCTCCGACCCTGGAGGTACGCCCTGATCCGGGTGATTTCATCATGTTCAATTCGCGCTGCATGCACTCGGTGACCCCGGGCGTGGCGGACCCGCGGTTGAGCCTTTCGTTCTTTGTCGGCTATCGCGGCAATGCTTCACCCCTTACTTTTTGGAGTTGA
- a CDS encoding PA2817 family protein has translation MSNVVADHLVLLDHLRSILVAVGEAEQVPEESHALFLERFDELRALLPVDPIESQYLGQDILCQVITRYPQIAHLVPRDLLWYFAGDCLHYMPDDEIDLYQALEERRFEAEQNDEPFDWNQEKQLLAMSQDDSKH, from the coding sequence GTGTCCAATGTCGTTGCCGATCATCTCGTCTTGCTTGACCACTTGCGCAGCATCCTGGTCGCCGTGGGTGAGGCCGAACAGGTTCCCGAAGAAAGCCATGCCTTGTTCCTGGAGCGCTTCGATGAACTGCGTGCATTGCTGCCGGTCGATCCGATCGAAAGCCAATACCTGGGCCAGGACATCCTGTGCCAGGTAATCACCCGCTACCCACAAATCGCTCACTTGGTGCCGCGCGACCTGCTGTGGTACTTCGCCGGCGACTGCCTGCACTACATGCCCGATGATGAAATCGACTTGTATCAGGCGCTGGAAGAGCGTCGTTTTGAAGCCGAACAGAACGACGAACCTTTCGACTGGAACCAGGAAAAACAGCTGCTGGCAATGTCGCAGGACGACAGCAAGCACTGA
- a CDS encoding methyl-accepting chemotaxis protein, giving the protein MGAGLSSIVSGLQAGIEQLASSAQSLSAVTEQTNLEVSSQKEETEQVATAMNQMTATVHDVARNAEEAATAAQTADDKVESGQQVVRQSMARIEQLADSATSASSSIESLSAEIQNIGTVLSVIKSVAEQTNLLALNAAIEAARAGEQGRGFAVVADEVRALAKRTQQSTEEIERLVSALRSAAQSSVQQIQNSGELVKLAVSDALQTESALGSIAAAVSLIQQMNQQIAAAAEEQSSVAEEINRSVTSIRASADQSSLAMQGNAASSIELAQLGVELKGMVGHFRL; this is encoded by the coding sequence ATGGGCGCAGGCCTGAGCAGTATTGTCAGTGGTTTGCAGGCGGGTATTGAGCAGTTGGCCAGTTCTGCGCAATCGCTGTCGGCGGTGACTGAGCAGACCAATCTGGAGGTCAGTAGCCAGAAGGAAGAAACCGAGCAGGTCGCCACGGCGATGAATCAGATGACCGCTACCGTGCACGATGTGGCGCGCAATGCTGAAGAGGCGGCTACGGCGGCGCAGACGGCGGATGACAAGGTTGAGAGTGGTCAGCAGGTGGTGCGTCAGAGTATGGCGCGGATCGAGCAATTGGCGGATTCGGCGACCTCGGCCAGTTCCAGCATCGAGAGCTTGAGTGCGGAGATTCAGAATATCGGCACGGTGCTGAGTGTGATTAAGAGTGTGGCTGAGCAGACTAACTTGTTGGCGCTCAACGCGGCCATCGAGGCGGCGCGGGCGGGTGAGCAGGGCAGGGGGTTTGCGGTGGTGGCTGATGAGGTGCGGGCGTTGGCCAAGCGTACTCAGCAGTCGACTGAGGAGATTGAGCGGTTGGTCAGTGCTTTGCGTTCGGCGGCGCAGTCGTCGGTGCAGCAGATTCAGAACAGTGGTGAGTTGGTGAAGCTGGCGGTGAGTGATGCTCTGCAGACTGAGAGTGCGTTGGGGAGTATTGCGGCGGCGGTGTCGTTGATTCAGCAGATGAATCAGCAGATTGCGGCGGCGGCTGAGGAGCAGAGTTCGGTGGCTGAGGAGATTAATCGTAGTGTGACGAGTATTCGTGCGAGTGCGGATCAGTCTTCGTTGGCGATGCAGGGGAATGCGGCTTCGAGTATTGAGTTGGCGCAGTTGGGGGTTGAGCTGAAGGGGATGGTTGGGCATTTTCGGCTTTGA
- a CDS encoding ABC transporter ATP-binding protein — protein MSSALSIRQLTKTYGNGFQALSGIDLDVAEGDFFALLGPNGAGKSTTIGILSTLVNKTTGTVNIFGHDLDKNPAQLKRSIGVVPQEFNFNQFEKTFDIVVTQAGYYGIPPKIAKERAEQYLTQLGLWDKRDVPSRSLSGGMKRRLMIARALVHEPRLLILDEPTAGVDIELRRSMWTFLTELNQKGITIILTTHYLEEAEQLCRNIGIIDHGTIVENTSMKQLLSQLHVETFLLDTKNTLNVVPQLLGYPTRLIDGHTLEVQVDKAMGITALFTQLAQQNIEVLSLRNKTNRLEELFVSLVEKNLSKVAV, from the coding sequence ATGAGTTCCGCTCTGTCCATCCGGCAGCTAACCAAAACCTACGGCAACGGTTTCCAGGCCCTGAGTGGTATCGATCTGGACGTCGCTGAAGGTGACTTTTTCGCCTTGCTCGGCCCTAACGGCGCCGGCAAATCCACGACCATCGGCATTCTTTCGACCCTGGTGAATAAGACCACGGGCACGGTGAATATCTTCGGCCATGACCTGGACAAGAATCCTGCGCAGCTCAAGCGCTCCATCGGCGTGGTGCCGCAGGAATTCAACTTCAACCAGTTTGAAAAGACTTTCGACATCGTCGTGACCCAGGCTGGTTATTACGGCATCCCGCCGAAAATCGCCAAAGAACGCGCCGAGCAATACCTGACGCAACTGGGCCTGTGGGACAAACGCGATGTGCCGTCTCGCTCACTGTCCGGCGGCATGAAGCGTCGCCTGATGATCGCCCGCGCGCTGGTTCACGAACCGCGCCTGTTGATCCTCGACGAACCGACGGCGGGGGTGGACATCGAATTGCGTCGCTCGATGTGGACCTTCCTCACCGAGCTGAATCAGAAAGGCATCACGATCATCCTCACCACGCACTATCTGGAAGAGGCTGAACAGTTGTGCCGCAACATCGGGATCATCGACCACGGCACCATCGTCGAGAACACCAGCATGAAGCAACTGCTCAGCCAACTGCATGTGGAAACCTTCCTGCTCGACACCAAGAACACGCTCAACGTGGTGCCGCAGTTACTCGGTTACCCGACCCGGCTGATCGACGGCCACACCCTGGAAGTCCAGGTGGACAAGGCCATGGGCATCACCGCGCTGTTTACCCAGTTGGCGCAGCAGAACATTGAAGTGCTGAGCCTGCGTAACAAAACCAATCGCCTCGAGGAGTTGTTCGTGTCCCTGGTGGAGAAAAATCTGTCGAAGGTGGC
- a CDS encoding LysE family translocator, whose product MLSNYLGEFLALATIHFLAVVAPGPDFAVTIRQSVRFGRLVGICTALGIGAGISVHVLYTLLGVGALMHTVPWLLTVAKVVGGAYILYLGVSLLRSKPKTALEGDKPADEPVVEQTLLKAFTTGFLTNATNPKATLFFLAIFTTIISTTTPLQIQALYGLWMCFVNALWFVIVALFFSSTRVRLLFMRMGHWFERTMGVILILFAGRLILSM is encoded by the coding sequence ATGCTTTCGAATTACCTGGGCGAGTTTCTGGCGCTGGCGACCATTCACTTTCTGGCCGTAGTCGCCCCCGGACCGGACTTTGCCGTGACCATCCGCCAGAGCGTGCGCTTCGGTCGCCTGGTCGGGATTTGCACCGCGCTGGGGATTGGCGCGGGGATTTCCGTGCACGTGCTGTACACCCTGCTCGGCGTCGGCGCATTGATGCACACCGTGCCTTGGTTACTGACCGTGGCCAAAGTCGTGGGCGGCGCCTACATTCTGTACCTCGGCGTCAGCCTATTGCGCAGCAAACCCAAGACTGCACTGGAAGGTGACAAGCCGGCTGACGAACCCGTGGTCGAACAAACTTTGTTGAAGGCGTTCACCACCGGTTTCCTGACCAACGCGACCAACCCGAAAGCCACGCTGTTTTTCCTGGCGATCTTCACCACCATCATCAGCACCACGACCCCGCTGCAGATCCAGGCGCTGTATGGCCTGTGGATGTGCTTCGTCAACGCACTGTGGTTTGTGATCGTCGCGCTGTTCTTTTCCAGTACCCGGGTGCGCCTGCTGTTTATGCGCATGGGGCACTGGTTCGAACGCACCATGGGGGTGATTTTGATCCTGTTTGCCGGGCGCCTGATTCTGTCGATGTAA
- a CDS encoding LysR family transcriptional regulator — MSINLPLPLLGEMAIFVKVVETGSFSEAARQLGSSPSAVSRSISRLEKALATRLLQRTTRKLRLSDGGEEVFKRCQEMVSAAKSVMEISGQFTHEAEGLVRVSVPKAVGRFVIHPHMPEFLRRYPKVDVELLLEDRQVDLIDDNVDLAIRITDRPPAGLVGRQLLTIDHLLCATPQYLAEHGTPTHPHDLLNHSCIYLGETPSDARWKFKKGTKAVTVGVRGRYAANHTGVRLGAVLQHIGIGSLPYFTARYALEQGLIVQVLPDWTFLASYHGGAWLLHSPTRYLPPKLRVFIDYLVECLEKEPTLSKPGKPSALSKVAAEYELPESDGLL; from the coding sequence GTGAGCATAAATCTACCGTTGCCGCTGCTCGGGGAAATGGCGATTTTCGTCAAGGTTGTCGAGACCGGCAGCTTCTCCGAAGCGGCACGTCAATTAGGCTCGTCGCCGTCGGCGGTCAGTCGCAGCATCTCGCGCCTGGAAAAAGCCCTGGCCACCCGCTTGCTGCAGCGCACCACGCGAAAGCTGCGGCTGAGCGACGGCGGTGAAGAGGTGTTCAAGCGTTGCCAGGAAATGGTCAGCGCGGCCAAGTCGGTGATGGAAATCAGCGGTCAGTTCACCCATGAGGCCGAAGGCCTGGTGCGGGTCAGCGTGCCCAAAGCGGTGGGGCGATTTGTGATTCACCCGCATATGCCGGAATTTCTGCGGCGTTATCCCAAAGTGGATGTGGAGTTATTGCTCGAAGATCGGCAGGTGGATTTGATCGATGACAACGTCGATCTGGCGATCCGCATTACTGATCGCCCACCCGCAGGACTGGTCGGTCGGCAATTGCTGACCATCGACCATTTGCTCTGCGCGACGCCGCAGTACCTGGCCGAACACGGCACGCCGACCCATCCCCACGACTTGCTCAATCACAGCTGCATCTACCTGGGTGAAACCCCGAGCGATGCGCGCTGGAAATTCAAGAAAGGCACCAAGGCCGTGACCGTCGGCGTGCGCGGACGTTATGCGGCCAATCACACCGGCGTGCGATTGGGCGCGGTGTTGCAACACATCGGCATCGGCAGCCTGCCGTATTTCACCGCGCGTTATGCGCTGGAGCAGGGGCTGATTGTGCAAGTGTTGCCGGACTGGACCTTCCTCGCCTCTTACCATGGTGGCGCTTGGCTGCTGCATTCGCCGACTCGTTATCTGCCGCCCAAGCTGCGGGTGTTTATCGATTATCTGGTGGAGTGCCTGGAGAAGGAGCCGACCTTGAGCAAACCGGGTAAGCCCAGTGCGTTGAGCAAAGTCGCGGCGGAGTATGAGTTGCCGGAGAGTGATGGGTTGCTCTGA
- a CDS encoding transglutaminase-like domain-containing protein translates to MHEYLNPGRFIDSDHPAVVEFAEKHRGVSRDPCEQAINLYYAVREAVRYNPYTFSRDPDTLRGSYALAAGESYCVPKATLLAACARHCGIAARIGLADVRNHLSTPRLLELLKSDVFAMHGYTELYLNERWVKATPAFNQGLCELFNVAPLEFDGLNDSVFHPFNRDGEQLMEYLVDHGQFPDVPEAFFFEHLEKCYPHLFGEQLPVLLGDMQSDLSRA, encoded by the coding sequence ATGCACGAGTATCTGAATCCCGGCCGCTTCATCGATAGTGACCACCCTGCGGTGGTGGAGTTCGCCGAAAAACATCGCGGTGTCAGTCGCGATCCGTGCGAGCAGGCGATCAATCTGTATTACGCGGTGCGTGAGGCCGTGCGCTACAACCCTTACACCTTCAGTCGCGACCCAGACACCTTGCGCGGCAGTTACGCGCTGGCGGCCGGCGAAAGTTATTGCGTGCCCAAGGCCACGTTGCTGGCGGCATGTGCCCGGCATTGCGGGATTGCGGCGCGCATCGGCCTGGCGGACGTGCGCAATCACCTGTCGACCCCGCGTCTGCTGGAGCTGCTCAAGAGTGACGTGTTCGCTATGCACGGTTATACCGAGCTGTACCTGAACGAACGCTGGGTCAAGGCCACTCCGGCGTTCAATCAAGGTTTGTGCGAATTATTCAATGTCGCGCCGCTGGAATTCGATGGGCTGAACGACAGCGTTTTCCATCCCTTCAACCGCGACGGCGAGCAACTGATGGAATACCTGGTGGACCACGGCCAGTTTCCTGATGTGCCTGAAGCGTTCTTTTTCGAACACCTGGAAAAATGCTATCCGCATCTGTTCGGCGAGCAACTGCCCGTGTTGTTGGGGGACATGCAGAGTGATTTGAGTCGCGCCTGA
- a CDS encoding dipeptidase: MDFSLKQLAATTLVLASLASFTPLAHANITAQQSATILKAFSDASATDFRQFLGSVAKSELAKTANLGPAISAFLDNKTLSAEQQNEINRLLGIYARVKYGNAATETLRELVAIPTFQVEGVAQHDNPEFIKIADKIKGLAQAFNLNFRNIDNRVYEISLEGSGDEVVGIHAHADVVPVTPENWVLKDGTKLDPFKVTLIGDRMYGRGTEDDKNGIVVAMYAMKVIKEEKLPLARNFKLLVDTTEETSGDAIPYYFEHNPTPNYNLALDGGYPVVIAEKGYGTVMGNFPRRDGEGKGAEIISMTGGMATNQIPSASVAVLVTDKPAELAASLQKAGADYAKRNGGNFEVNAKVDGKDVKLTVTGVSAHSSEPESGVNPVARMLDFIHSIDGKVALKHNHITDAARYAADNWGLDYLGGKLGVGFSDAFMGPLTTSLTFVGMDDKTFKLAVNLRVPKGESPEALKAKIADKIGAWSKKTHVPATFTYSIAEPMYRNPEGEWVKALLAVSTENLGMEHKFGSSAGATSVHELPNGVQFGLARPEVKYTGHTDNEFKTVDQFLLDLQIVTEMMGRVGQLPKL; the protein is encoded by the coding sequence ATGGATTTTTCTCTCAAGCAACTGGCCGCTACCACTCTTGTATTGGCGAGCCTTGCGTCGTTCACCCCACTGGCCCACGCCAACATCACTGCGCAACAAAGCGCGACCATCCTCAAGGCTTTCAGTGATGCATCGGCCACGGATTTCCGGCAATTCCTGGGCAGCGTGGCCAAGAGCGAACTGGCCAAAACCGCCAACCTGGGCCCGGCCATCAGCGCTTTTCTCGACAACAAAACCCTGTCTGCTGAACAGCAAAACGAAATCAATCGCCTGCTGGGTATTTATGCCCGGGTGAAATATGGCAACGCTGCCACCGAAACCCTGCGTGAGCTGGTGGCCATTCCGACCTTCCAAGTGGAAGGCGTCGCCCAGCACGACAACCCTGAATTCATCAAGATCGCCGACAAGATCAAGGGCCTGGCCCAGGCGTTCAATCTGAACTTCCGCAACATCGACAACCGCGTCTACGAAATATCCCTCGAAGGCAGCGGTGATGAAGTCGTGGGCATCCACGCCCATGCCGATGTGGTGCCAGTGACACCGGAAAACTGGGTGCTAAAGGACGGCACCAAACTCGACCCGTTCAAGGTCACCCTGATCGGCGACCGCATGTACGGCCGGGGCACCGAGGATGACAAGAACGGCATCGTGGTAGCGATGTACGCGATGAAAGTCATCAAGGAAGAGAAGCTGCCACTGGCCCGTAACTTCAAGCTGTTGGTCGACACCACCGAAGAAACCAGCGGCGACGCCATTCCTTATTACTTCGAACACAACCCGACGCCGAACTACAACCTGGCGCTGGATGGCGGCTACCCGGTGGTGATTGCCGAGAAAGGCTACGGCACGGTCATGGGCAACTTCCCACGGCGTGATGGCGAGGGCAAAGGCGCCGAAATCATCTCGATGACTGGCGGGATGGCCACCAACCAGATTCCGTCGGCTTCGGTGGCCGTCCTTGTCACCGATAAACCCGCCGAACTGGCCGCCAGCCTGCAGAAGGCCGGGGCTGATTATGCCAAGCGCAATGGCGGTAACTTCGAAGTGAACGCCAAGGTCGACGGCAAGGACGTCAAGCTGACCGTCACCGGCGTGTCCGCGCACTCCTCCGAGCCCGAGTCCGGCGTGAACCCGGTGGCGAGGATGCTGGACTTCATCCACAGCATCGACGGCAAAGTCGCACTCAAGCACAACCACATCACCGACGCCGCGCGTTACGCCGCCGATAACTGGGGCCTGGATTACCTGGGTGGCAAATTGGGCGTTGGTTTCTCCGACGCCTTCATGGGTCCGCTGACTACTTCCCTGACCTTCGTCGGCATGGATGACAAAACCTTCAAGCTCGCGGTCAACCTGCGCGTACCGAAGGGCGAATCCCCGGAAGCGCTCAAGGCGAAAATTGCTGACAAGATTGGCGCCTGGAGCAAGAAAACCCACGTCCCGGCGACCTTCACCTACTCGATCGCCGAGCCGATGTACCGCAATCCCGAGGGCGAATGGGTCAAGGCTCTGCTGGCCGTGTCCACTGAAAACCTGGGCATGGAACACAAGTTCGGCTCTTCCGCCGGTGCCACGTCGGTCCATGAGCTGCCTAACGGCGTGCAATTCGGCCTGGCCCGACCTGAGGTCAAGTACACCGGCCACACCGACAACGAGTTCAAGACGGTCGACCAGTTCCTGCTGGACCTGCAGATCGTGACCGAGATGATGGGGCGCGTCGGGCAGTTGCCGAAGCTCTGA